From a single Hypanus sabinus isolate sHypSab1 chromosome 7, sHypSab1.hap1, whole genome shotgun sequence genomic region:
- the LOC132396405 gene encoding leucine-rich repeat-containing protein 10B produces the protein MKMGSAFQKVASVLSCNSDDELSCVSNDMNEIMADRMLDACHKKIKRLPVPICSFTYVEKLYISNNKLRELPDEFQQLVNLKILALDFNKFEDVPKVVCNMQNLTRLYLGSNRLMTIPPEFRNLENLRCLWIESNYFRKFPKQLINMPSLKSLQMGDNKMKTLPEDLVKFINLRGFWIYGNRFEDFPKVLLKMEFLEILDMDKNKITEFPNMEHLSRLKLFSYDHNPTKHPPSVAVGVTLVGEGAAELLAIRAQESDENEENQEPLHSILKNGSTGLETEGSFTALECSHEGT, from the coding sequence ATGAAAATGGGGAGTGCGTTTCAGAAGGTCGCTTCTGTTTTATCTTGCAACTCTGATGATGAACTGAGTTGCGTTTCAAACGACATGAATGAAATAATGGCTGACAGGATGCTGGATGCTTGCCACAAAAAGATAAAGAGACTCCCAGTTCCAATATGCTCCTTTACATATGTGGAGAAGTTGTACATCAGCAACAATAAGCTTAGAGAGCTCCCTGATGAGTTTCAACAGTTGGTCAACTTAAAGATCCTAGCATTGGATTTTAACAAATTTGAAGATGTGCCTAAAGTTGTATGCAATATGCAGAACCTAACACGACTCTACCTTGGTAGCAATAGATTAATGACAATTCCTCCAGAGTTTAGGAATCTAGAAAACCTCAGGTGTCTATGGATAGAAAGCAACTATTTCAGAAAATTTCCCAAACAGTTAATTAACATGCCCAGCCTGAAATCACTGCagatgggggacaacaaaatgaaGACTTTACcagaggatctggttaaattCATTAACCTACGTGGATTTTGGATATACGGCAACAGATTTGAGGACTTCCCAAAGGTATTACTGAAAATGGAATTTCTTGAAATCCTTGACATGGACAAGAATAAAATTACAGAGTTTCCCAATATGGAGCACCTTTCAAGACTCAAACTATTTTCCTATGACCATAATCCTACCAAGCACCCACCGAGTGTGGCAGTTGGGGTGACATTGGTGGGTGAAGGGGCAGCAGAATTATTGGCCATCAGAGCTCAAGAAAGTGACGAAAATGAGGAAAATCAGGAGCCTCTGCATAGCATCCTCAAAAATGGCTCGACAGGACTGGAAACAGAGGGCAGTTTCACAGCCTTAGAATGCTCACACGAGGGGACATGA